The genomic region CAACTTACAACATcccaaaatttaattttaggctggtcaatttgtaaaaaaaatagatagacATGATTTAATGTGATGATAACAGTGAACCTGGATGATTATGGCACTACTTCCGCTTCCTCACTTCTTCCATCAGCCACCTCCTTTGTATCTGGGAGACTTCTTAGCACCTAAATAGAGAATAAGGCACCATCAGTAGTATCAAGCATAATTATAAAAGCAGTAATATGCAATTACCTGGTAAAGCTGCCAAGAAGCAAAAGCATCAGTAGCAGCATACTCTAGTTGCTCCTTTGACAAAACATCTACTTCCCAATTTCCCAATCTGATTTTATTGGGCTTCCCAAGCTGCAAGGTTTTAGTAACTTCATCAGCACTTCCCATCAAAAACAAGGCCAAAATCAATTGAAGGACAAAAATGCCATGCCATGTCCCACTGAACAGTCAATGAAATATTAAGCTGCTTGTAAAACtgccaaaaaagaaaagtattcaTATGCACTGTCAATTAATAAGAACCATATATATTAAGATCAGGTCATACGACCgtgaagagaataaagaattttatgaAAACTAGGGGAAACAGAGAGGAGTATAAGGAGTTGCTGCTAACCCTCTCATTGATTCATACTCAAGGAACATGGTAGCCCAGTAACAAGCACAGTATGTTAGACTTTTTGCAAGATGGTGATCTGTAATCAAAATTTACGGGACTCAACACAGACAGAAGGGAATTTGAAGCACAATGCACCAAATCCTGCAGAGAGACAATATCATATACCTATAGCATTAACTATTTCTCCTACAACTGCAACAGTATAATAGGCTATGACCATAGTCATTACCTCATGGGAGATTTCACAAGGACAATGCACAAATGCATCAATCAGAGATTGTCTTTATTTCTATCAACCTTCTAATTACAAAATTGTCGTATAAATGTACATGGTACAGCTGTCCAGCAATTACCAATGTACCAAGTAAATTTTGCAACTATTGCAACAAAGTACAAACAATCAGCCTTAAGCTATCAGTGTAATGCAATGGCACCTACCATCTGCATGATCTGAGGATTAATAATCACTCACTTTGAATCAAATAAAGGAGCAAGAAGGTCCTGTCTCCTAATGCTTAAATAATGGAAAGTCACATTCTAATGCTTCATTAAGACTGAACAAGTAAATCAAGAATAGATTGCGGATAGACCAGTAATCAAAGAAGACTGGACTCCATCTCCGTGGAGTTGTTTCCAAGGTCATCAGCTAGCTGAGATAGATACCTCTTTGCAAACAAGCATCTCAGTTAGGGATTGAAGACTCCAACTTTTAGGTTTCCCaccaattttctttcttgccAGATAAGATAGGTCCTCCACTGCTTTAACAGATACATTATAGTCTGTAAAAACCTTAACGGAATCATTGCCAACGCCAACACCAACCTGTAGATATGTCAAGTATTATATTGGAATACATGAACAAATATAGATAATTGAGACACACATGAAGCAAATACAAAATTTTGTGCAAGAGATCTTACGAACTTTGAGAAGCGCAGAATCCTCAAGAAGAGACTGCAGACTTTTGGGGATTCCAGAATGAATTATATGCATCACATGACAATAATCAGTACCAGTGCATAACTGCATTACAGCAGTCTTTCCAGGCAAAACACCTGTAAAGTGAGACTTTCTTAAATTTGATTGCCCAAAAATGAAAATCTCATATATTATGGCCCTGCCTCCAAACACACACATCCACCCACTTCCTGTTTCGACTTTAGTTCATAAGCTACTCCGCAAAATTGAGGGGCCCTTTAATTGAGCACTAGCAAAAATTCTGGCGATGTGCTTTTACAAATTAATGACATGTTCTGCCAAAAATTTGGACAGCACATAAGATGGATATAAAAATCAACCGGGAATAAAATACTGCAAGTGTTACAATCTCATGAAATCCTACCTCACCTTTCCCAGATATAGAAAACCGAGACAGATATCTGGTAGCATGGGAAAGAACTCAAACtgtaaggaaaagaaattgattaaGGCATAAGATTGCAAGATGTTTTGGGTACAACATTATCACAATGCCCTCGATAAAAATTTTAGCTAAGGAAGCATGTCTAGATTAGGACCTAAGGTAACATCGTGACTGAAAGTTGGCAGGCCTTCATATGAATTTTGTCAGAAAGAGAGTGTATCCATCCTTGTTTAATaggtaattattttattagaattaagcAGAAAGGTAAAGCACAGCATGAGGAATGACAGCGAGAAATCACTAGTACTGTTATAACTCCAAAAAAGCCTTTTTCTCAAATATGAAATAGAAGCAAATTTCATCCTGGTGCACCATGCAACTATTATCCGCATTCTTATAAgttcttataattattatttccaAAAGATATACTAAGGCGGCTCTAGTTGAAACAGTGCCAAGCTCATGCTCAAGCTTGACTTGACTACAACACTCGAAGCTCGAAACTCAACTCTAGCTCAATGGAGCTTTAATTTTGAAAGCTCGAGCTCGACTTGTTAAGCCGAGACTAACTCTTTCTATATCGACAAAATCATTAGAACCACAAGCGCAACCTGATGATCTCAAAGACTCGAGCTCGACATACTCCAAATGCTCAAACTTAACTCTACTTTACTTGTTTACTAGGAAAAAAATTCGACAATCTTTAAAATGAGCTTGTAAAAGCTTGATTGAGCTTGAATAAGCTCAATTGATCTCAAATGAGCTTGAATAAGCTCAATTGGTCTCAAATGAGCTTTGATTGAGCTCGAATAGCAAGAAAATACTGAAATATAATAAGTAAAAGTGAAGCCTCGATTAGGCTGCCAGCCTTCTCGACTCAACCTTTAAGAAACTTAAAAATGGCTAGTCTACCTATCTGAGTAGCTCAACTTGATTGgataaaactgaaataatcTTGAGTATCTTACAAGTTGGATCGATCATTTACATCCTAACTAGAACCGGAGCCAATAACAAACAATGCAAAAACTGATCTGCCTCTAAATTACTTCTATCATACAAGAGAAGTAACCACATTTTGTTTTATCTCGCACAATTCATTGTAATCTCACCACACAGTGTCAAACAATGATAATAAAGCGTGCATTTCTTCAAATGGTAGAACACATGCATCTGAGAAGAGACTTATatttaaacaaacaaaacaaaaaaaaataaaactagtgCACAAACCTCTTTTAAAGGTAGGTTTCCATTCAATATCAAACCCTAAAGCAACTGTTTCCTTTCTTTGACATTCAATACTTCTTAAAAGCTCCCTTGCAGCTTTCTCCACATCCTCTCTAGTTCTACTATAAAAAATTCGACCTCCAAACTTCAATGCAGGATATCTCACCTTTACATTATCTGCAAACATTTCAAAAATGTAGTAAAAGAAATGcttgtatattatttaatattgaagaaaaaagCTTAAAAAATAGTCACCTACATACCTTGACAAGGAGAGAGTGAAAAAGGTGCAGAGAGACCTAAAACAGAATTAGGTAACTGTCGTCGGGGAGTTTTACGGAGGTACTCGTCGTCGTTTTTGTGAGGAGATGAACGTCGTTTGCTATTGGTGatagaagaggaagaggacTGTTGAAACGCGGCTTCTATAGCATCAATGGCTTCAAGTTCTTCGTTCGATAAAGGCTGCAGGTCCCTCACTGAAATTGAAGAAGGAAATCGAGAAGAAGTAATTTGTTGATGGTGCATAGTGATTTTGGGCGAGGGCGTGTTTGAGAGAGTTGAATGGGAGGGAGGGAAAAAGGGCGGATAAATCAATTAAAGTTCTCTGTTTAACTTTCTAAGCGGGCTTTATATATCTTATAATTGTTttcttaactaaattaaagccaaactttctaatttttaatagaatttagttaattaagaatatgtaaaattataagaacaaatgaggaaaatatttaatttggtcCTCCAACTTTGCagttaaacttttcttttacaagTTCAGCTcctaaactttttaaatatattcaatttagtCTCTTTCTAGGGAAGGAATTAACAGGGTGGCAATATGGACCTACAACATTATTATAACAAGATATGGACATGGCATGAGAATAGAGTATTTAAATTGACGCTTACAATGTTATTGTGTTATGGTGTCGCGAGTTCACATGCTAAGatattaatctatttattgTAATGTATATTACACGCTGTATATTTAATATCACTtgcatattaatttttttttaaattttttcttgatttttaataacatgtaatgtatataaaatattattaaataaaattacaataaaaaatttattatttcgtGTTATCTACCTAATAAATAAGTtgcatatataattataatgtttaacataattagtttattatatcGTGTTGGAGTTGATACAAATTATCTTATATCTATATCTCGATATGGCACACAGATTAGGAGTTAATACGAATTGCTACCCctacatattatatttattataaagtcCAATTTGGTGATCAAACTTTTGATGAGGGACTCAATTTAGTTATccaaccttttttcttttgcggCCTCAATTTTGCCAGCCAACTTTTTATGCGAGATCAACATAATTGAAGtatagttaatttaattatttgattagacttatgtattaatttttttcaatgtattttagatttttaattagttgtatgaataaataaaaagaattggtgacagtataatttttaggaaaaataacaaaaatatttatgttttttattaaaaaatatggtgtaaattttttttcttttcatttttactgtgtgaaaatatcaaaaaatgattttcttaactttttttcagaaatataatttgattgttttttttttatctttctttagttgttttttggtaaaataactaaaagacaactaaatataaatcaaaagaCAACCATAccgtatttaaaaaaaaagtcaaaaaaataatatttttgaaaaaaaaaagatttttacaataaaaattatatttatttattgattttaaaatatttctgaaAATTCCATAATTTTTATGCTAATAACCAAAAAGAACTttagtttcttatattaagCTCATTTTGTAAACGTAAACTCAttgtttattttgaatgtgttGGTAGTAAAAGAACGGTGCCGGTGATAAATTGGTTTTAATGAGAAATTGATATCAGTTATtcttaaattctaatttaaaaaatatactaaaatgttAATTGACTTCTCAACTTGTTATTTGAGCATCTCTAGCTATACTCTTCATATATtcttctattaaattataaataattaatgttctattttaatttgttttgaaatatgtatatattttaacaatattttctattttatttactagttaactttttattaaagaaataaataaaataaaaaaaagaatatgattcttaaaaaaaataataaaaaaaaa from Ricinus communis isolate WT05 ecotype wild-type chromosome 9, ASM1957865v1, whole genome shotgun sequence harbors:
- the LOC8286894 gene encoding Werner Syndrome-like exonuclease isoform X1, giving the protein MHHQQITSSRFPSSISVRDLQPLSNEELEAIDAIEAAFQQSSSSSITNSKRRSSPHKNDDEYLRKTPRRQLPNSVLGLSAPFSLSPCQDNVKVRYPALKFGGRIFYSRTREDVEKAARELLRSIECQRKETVALGFDIEWKPTFKRGVLPGKTAVMQLCTGTDYCHVMHIIHSGIPKSLQSLLEDSALLKVGVGVGNDSVKVFTDYNVSVKAVEDLSYLARKKIGGKPKSWSLQSLTEMLVCKELGKPNKIRLGNWEVDVLSKEQLEYAATDAFASWQLYQVLRSLPDTKEVADGRSEEAEVVP
- the LOC8286894 gene encoding Werner Syndrome-like exonuclease isoform X3, translating into MHHQQITSSRFPSSISVRDLQPLSNEELEAIDAIEAAFQQSSSSSITNSKRRSSPHKNDDEYLRKTPRRQLPNSVLGLSAPFSLSPCQDNVKVRYPALKFGGRIFYSRTREDVEKAARELLRSIECQRKETVALGFDIEWKPTFKRGVLPGKTAVMQLCTGTDYCHVMHIIHSGIPKSLQSLLEDSALLKVGVGVGNDSVKVFTDYNVSVKAVEDLSYLARKKIGGKPKSWSLQSLTEMLVCKEFYKQLNISLTVQWDMAWHFCPSIDFGLVFDGKC
- the LOC8286894 gene encoding Werner Syndrome-like exonuclease isoform X2, with the protein product MHHQQITSSRFPSSISVRDLQPLSNEELEAIDAIEAAFQQSSSSSITNSKRRSSPHKNDDEYLRKTPRRQLPNSVLGLSAPFSLSPCQDNVKVRYPALKFGGRIFYSRTREDVEKAARELLRSIECQRKETVALGFDIEWKPTFKRGVLPGKTAVMQLCTGTDYCHVMHIIHSGIPKSLQSLLEDSALLKVGVGVGNDSVKVFTDYNVSVKAVEDLSYLARKKIGGKPKSWSLQSLTEMLVCKEDLVHCASNSLLSVLSPVNFDYRSPSCKKSNILCLLLGYHVP
- the LOC8286894 gene encoding Werner Syndrome-like exonuclease isoform X4 is translated as MHHQQITSSRFPSSISVRDLQPLSNEELEAIDAIEAAFQQSSSSSITNSKRRSSPHKNDDEYLRKTPRRQLPNSVLGLSAPFSLSPCQDNVKVRYPALKFGGRIFYSRTREDVEKAARELLRSIECQRKETVALGFDIEWKPTFKRGVLPGKTAVMQLCTGTDYCHVMHIIHSGIPKSLQSLLEDSALLKVGVGVGNDSVKVFTDYNVSVKAVEDLSYLARKKIGGKPKSWSLQSLTEMLVCKEITILQKV